In one Candidatus Pelagibacter sp. HTCC7211 genomic region, the following are encoded:
- a CDS encoding sarcosine oxidase subunit beta family protein gives MKNKYSIFSLIKNAFSYHENWQKAWKDPQPKKEYDAVIVGGGGHGLATAYYLAKKHNMRNIAVVEKGWIGGGNTGRNTTIIRSNYLWDASAGLYDHALKIWEDLSQELNYNVMFSQRGVMNLAHNLQDVRDLKRRTHANRLNGIDAVYLNTEEVKKFCPIINTSPNIRYPVLGGTLQRRAGTARHDAVAWGYARGADEMGVDIIQNCEVKGIKRNGDSVEGIETTKGFIKTNKVGVVAAGHSSVIANMAGLRLPLESKPLQALVSEPVKPIIDTVVMSNAVHAYVSQSDKGELVIGAGTDDYVSYSQKGSHQIVEGTLNAILELYPIFSRMRMLRQWGGIVDICPDASPILSKTSIKGLYFNCGWGTGGFKATPGSGDLFAHTIANDEPHKLNAAFNLNRFVSGDLVDEHGAAAVAH, from the coding sequence ATGAAAAACAAATACTCGATATTTTCGCTAATTAAAAATGCTTTTAGCTATCATGAAAATTGGCAAAAAGCATGGAAAGACCCACAACCTAAAAAAGAATATGATGCTGTAATTGTTGGTGGTGGTGGTCATGGATTAGCAACTGCTTACTATTTAGCAAAGAAACACAATATGAGAAATATTGCTGTTGTTGAAAAAGGTTGGATTGGTGGTGGAAACACTGGTCGTAACACAACAATCATAAGATCAAATTATTTATGGGATGCGAGTGCTGGTCTATATGACCATGCATTAAAAATATGGGAAGATTTATCACAAGAATTAAACTACAATGTTATGTTTAGTCAAAGAGGTGTAATGAACCTTGCTCACAATCTACAAGATGTAAGAGACTTAAAAAGAAGAACGCATGCTAATAGATTAAATGGAATTGATGCAGTTTATTTAAATACTGAAGAAGTTAAAAAATTTTGCCCAATTATTAATACTTCACCTAATATAAGATATCCTGTCTTAGGTGGAACACTTCAAAGAAGAGCTGGTACTGCAAGGCATGATGCTGTTGCTTGGGGTTACGCTAGAGGTGCTGATGAGATGGGTGTAGATATTATTCAAAATTGTGAAGTAAAAGGAATTAAAAGAAATGGTGATAGTGTAGAGGGAATTGAAACAACTAAAGGATTCATTAAAACTAACAAAGTTGGAGTCGTAGCCGCAGGTCACTCAAGTGTGATAGCAAACATGGCAGGGTTAAGACTACCTTTGGAAAGTAAACCATTACAAGCTTTAGTTTCTGAACCAGTTAAACCAATTATTGATACTGTTGTAATGTCAAATGCTGTTCACGCTTATGTTAGTCAATCTGATAAAGGTGAGCTTGTCATAGGTGCAGGAACAGATGATTATGTCTCTTATTCTCAAAAAGGAAGTCATCAAATAGTTGAAGGTACACTTAATGCTATATTAGAACTTTATCCAATTTTTAGCCGAATGAGAATGTTAAGACAATGGGGAGGTATAGTTGATATTTGCCCTGATGCTAGTCCAATATTAAGTAAAACTTCAATTAAAGGTTTATATTTTAATTGTGGTTGGGGTACTGGTGGATTTAAAGCAACTCCAGGATCAGGAGATTTATTTGCTCATACAATTGCAAATGATGAGCCACATAAACTTAATGCTGCATTTAATTTAAATAGATTTGTTAGTGGTGATCTTGTTGATGAACATGGGGCAGCAGCTGTCGCTCACTAA
- a CDS encoding lytic transglycosylase domain-containing protein gives MLKKLLFISLVISIIVNINNLSAETTILVPLKKPSLTDEEIVKKLTQNILLPIKKPKKIKEIKIVEKKITKTVKDTKDKKLSFKIPKKKPSIPGVTTSRSVKISKYYSKKDFNIARKAISEMQKSRWTSSLKIAKKAKDKSIYNFIKWRYLLTTGNQASFYDYKVFIDRNNQYPRIDRLRYLAEHKLSTSKVSPKKIIKWFTGKDPLSGYGQMILGESFILTGEKTKGINLIKKGWITAKISKNELKFFRKKFKKYLNADDYIKRADYLAWNNKYWDLRRLTRYLPKDYELLYTARHILMSKGYGVDQAIKNVPEKLKNDAGLNYDRLKWRRKKGRVDSSVEILMKIKNDKDYLVMPEKWWKEREIISRKLIYKKKYEIAYKITSEHGMTAGAEFAEAEWMSGWIALSFLNDPLIAKDHFHNFYKNVSYPISTSRGAFWLGRTYEKLGNKEQSLKWYQKASKYLTTYYGQLAFLKLNPNGKFTLNDSMEVDNKYRYIFYNKELVKIIYLLDELKKDKYTKYILRHLANDNIKRGSEILAAELATSIERYDFAIQVSKIASYQKRFHNQFNYPIISTPKTINGRKIPESAFILSIIRQESEFDLSANSHAGAKGLMQLMPYTAKLVSKQAKLPYSKSRLTTDPEYNINLGSHYIAGLILQYDGAYPFATAAYNAGPNRVKYWKKINKDPQKKQVDYVDWVELIKFRETRNYVQRVLENYNVYRYILEKKPIIMKNFFKDQPLY, from the coding sequence ATGCTTAAAAAATTATTATTTATCAGTTTGGTAATATCCATCATAGTAAATATTAATAATCTTTCAGCTGAAACAACGATACTAGTTCCTTTAAAAAAGCCATCGTTAACTGATGAAGAAATAGTAAAAAAATTAACACAAAATATTCTTTTACCAATTAAAAAACCAAAAAAAATTAAAGAAATCAAAATCGTTGAAAAAAAAATTACAAAAACAGTTAAAGATACAAAAGATAAAAAACTATCATTCAAAATTCCTAAAAAGAAACCTTCAATACCTGGTGTCACTACATCTCGTAGTGTCAAAATTTCAAAATATTACAGCAAAAAAGATTTCAATATTGCAAGAAAAGCAATATCTGAAATGCAAAAAAGTAGATGGACTTCTTCATTAAAAATTGCAAAAAAAGCGAAAGATAAATCTATATATAATTTTATTAAGTGGAGATACCTTCTAACAACAGGAAATCAGGCGTCTTTTTATGATTATAAGGTTTTTATAGATCGTAATAATCAATATCCAAGAATAGATAGATTAAGATATTTAGCAGAGCACAAATTATCAACATCAAAAGTATCTCCAAAAAAAATTATCAAATGGTTTACTGGTAAAGATCCGCTAAGTGGATATGGACAAATGATATTAGGAGAAAGTTTCATATTAACAGGTGAAAAAACAAAAGGAATAAATCTAATTAAAAAAGGATGGATAACAGCAAAAATATCAAAAAATGAATTAAAATTTTTTAGAAAAAAATTTAAAAAATATCTCAATGCAGATGATTATATCAAAAGAGCAGATTATTTAGCTTGGAATAATAAATATTGGGATCTAAGAAGATTAACTAGATATTTACCTAAAGATTATGAACTTTTGTATACCGCGAGGCATATCTTAATGAGTAAAGGTTACGGGGTTGATCAAGCAATTAAAAACGTTCCAGAAAAATTAAAAAATGATGCTGGCTTAAATTATGATCGCTTAAAATGGAGAAGAAAAAAAGGGCGTGTTGACTCCTCTGTTGAAATTTTAATGAAAATTAAAAATGATAAAGATTATTTAGTGATGCCAGAAAAATGGTGGAAAGAGCGTGAAATAATTTCTAGAAAATTAATTTATAAAAAAAAATATGAAATAGCTTACAAAATTACCAGTGAGCACGGTATGACTGCGGGTGCAGAATTTGCTGAAGCTGAATGGATGAGTGGATGGATAGCTTTAAGTTTTTTAAATGATCCTTTAATAGCAAAAGATCATTTTCATAATTTTTATAAAAATGTCAGTTATCCAATTAGTACATCTAGAGGTGCTTTTTGGCTTGGAAGAACTTATGAAAAACTAGGTAATAAAGAACAATCACTTAAATGGTATCAAAAAGCATCAAAGTATCTCACCACTTATTATGGCCAGTTAGCGTTTTTAAAATTGAATCCTAATGGCAAATTTACACTTAATGATAGTATGGAGGTTGATAATAAATATAGATATATTTTTTACAACAAAGAGTTAGTTAAGATAATTTATCTACTAGATGAACTTAAGAAAGATAAATATACAAAATATATTTTAAGACATCTTGCAAATGATAACATTAAAAGAGGAAGTGAAATACTTGCCGCTGAATTAGCTACTAGTATTGAAAGATATGATTTTGCAATTCAAGTTTCTAAAATAGCTTCTTATCAAAAAAGATTTCATAACCAATTTAATTATCCAATTATAAGTACGCCTAAAACTATTAACGGCCGAAAAATTCCTGAAAGCGCATTTATATTATCAATTATTAGACAAGAAAGTGAATTTGATTTAAGTGCAAATAGCCATGCGGGAGCTAAAGGATTAATGCAATTAATGCCTTACACTGCAAAACTTGTTTCAAAGCAAGCCAAACTTCCATATTCAAAATCAAGATTAACTACTGATCCAGAATATAACATTAATTTGGGTTCTCATTATATTGCTGGATTAATACTTCAGTATGATGGAGCGTACCCATTTGCAACAGCTGCTTACAACGCGGGTCCTAATAGAGTTAAATATTGGAAAAAAATTAATAAAGATCCGCAAAAAAAACAGGTTGATTATGTTGATTGGGTTGAGTTAATTAAATTTAGAGAAACTCGAAACTATGTGCAGCGTGTATTGGAAAACTATAACGTCTATAGATATATATTAGAAAAAAAACCTATAATTATGAAAAACTTCTTCAAAGATCAGCCTCTATATTAA
- the dapA gene encoding 4-hydroxy-tetrahydrodipicolinate synthase — translation MFKGSNVALITPFKNNGLDEEAYIKLIHFHMDNGTSGLVPAGTTGESPTLSHDEHQRVIDLCIRESKGKIPVIAGTGSNSTEEAISLTSHAEKAGADGALIVTPYYNKPTQEGLYQHYKAINDKCGIPIIIYNIPSRSVIDMSVDTMARLFELKNIVGVKDATGNLDRVDQQLSKMGKEFIQMTGNDENAFEFNKRGGVGAISVTANIAPKLCSDFQKFSVSQNENDIIEAKKIDNILQPVHDAMFVESNPSPVKFAAKLMNLSDDEVRLPLVKVTDNTQKIVRETLQSAKLI, via the coding sequence ATGTTCAAAGGATCAAATGTTGCTTTAATTACTCCATTTAAAAATAATGGTCTTGATGAGGAAGCTTATATAAAATTAATCCATTTTCATATGGATAATGGAACTAGTGGATTGGTACCTGCCGGAACAACAGGGGAGTCTCCAACACTTAGTCATGACGAACATCAAAGAGTTATTGATTTATGTATCAGAGAAAGCAAGGGTAAAATACCTGTAATAGCTGGAACAGGTTCTAATTCAACAGAAGAAGCAATTTCTCTTACTTCACACGCTGAGAAAGCTGGGGCAGATGGAGCACTAATTGTAACGCCTTATTATAATAAGCCAACACAGGAAGGTTTGTATCAACATTATAAAGCCATAAATGATAAATGTGGAATACCAATAATCATTTATAATATACCAAGTAGATCTGTAATTGATATGTCTGTTGATACAATGGCTAGACTATTTGAATTAAAGAACATTGTTGGCGTAAAGGATGCAACTGGAAATTTAGATAGAGTAGATCAACAATTATCAAAGATGGGTAAAGAGTTTATTCAAATGACTGGAAATGATGAAAATGCTTTTGAGTTTAACAAAAGAGGGGGAGTAGGTGCAATTAGTGTAACTGCAAATATTGCTCCAAAACTTTGTTCAGATTTTCAAAAATTTTCAGTTTCGCAAAATGAAAATGATATAATAGAAGCTAAAAAAATAGATAATATTTTACAGCCTGTTCATGATGCAATGTTTGTAGAGAGCAATCCAAGCCCTGTAAAATTTGCAGCTAAATTGATGAATTTAAGTGATGATGAAGTTAGACTGCCACTGGTCAAGGTAACTGATAACACTCAAAAAATTGTTAGAGAAACACTGCAGTCTGCAAAATTGATTTAA
- the smpB gene encoding SsrA-binding protein SmpB: MNKKTNSGLKIICLNRKASFNYFFEDLLEAGIVLKGSEIKSIRDGKVNIAESYAVEKNGELILINAHIAQYKQASYSSHNPTDERKLLLNKREINKLIGKMQRDGFTIVPTKMYFKKGKAKIELAVAKGKKQFDKRATKKNRDWNRDKARYIRKTS; the protein is encoded by the coding sequence ATGAACAAAAAGACCAACTCTGGTTTAAAAATAATCTGTTTAAATAGAAAAGCTAGTTTTAACTATTTTTTTGAAGATCTTTTGGAGGCAGGAATAGTTTTAAAAGGTTCGGAGATTAAATCAATCAGAGACGGCAAAGTTAATATAGCTGAGTCTTATGCTGTAGAAAAAAATGGAGAATTGATTTTAATTAATGCTCATATAGCTCAATATAAGCAGGCAAGTTATTCGAGTCACAATCCAACAGATGAAAGAAAACTTTTGCTTAATAAGAGAGAAATAAACAAATTAATTGGCAAAATGCAAAGAGATGGCTTTACGATAGTTCCAACAAAAATGTATTTTAAAAAAGGTAAAGCCAAAATTGAGTTAGCTGTTGCAAAAGGAAAAAAACAATTTGATAAAAGAGCAACAAAAAAAAATAGAGATTGGAACCGTGACAAAGCTAGATACATCAGGAAAACAAGCTAG
- the folK gene encoding 2-amino-4-hydroxy-6-hydroxymethyldihydropteridine diphosphokinase — protein sequence MTKLDTSGKQARITYLGIGSNLGNKKDNIEKAKSLLIENNINLISVSSYYNTPSWPNPKNPDFINIVVKAKCAHEPEILLGICKSIESKLGRKKTPKNSPRECDIDIIDFDGKITRNGLILPHKMMHLRNFVLIPLFEIENNWCHPLTKTNIKKLIFSLPNKDIRSIKQI from the coding sequence GTGACAAAGCTAGATACATCAGGAAAACAAGCTAGAATAACTTATTTAGGAATAGGTTCTAATCTAGGTAATAAAAAAGATAATATTGAAAAAGCTAAATCTCTTTTAATTGAAAACAATATAAATTTAATTTCAGTATCAAGTTATTATAATACTCCTTCATGGCCAAATCCAAAAAATCCTGATTTTATAAACATAGTTGTTAAAGCTAAATGTGCTCATGAACCAGAAATATTATTAGGCATATGTAAATCTATTGAGTCTAAGTTAGGAAGAAAAAAAACTCCAAAAAATTCTCCACGTGAGTGTGATATTGATATAATTGATTTTGATGGAAAAATCACCAGAAATGGTTTAATCCTTCCACATAAAATGATGCATCTAAGAAACTTTGTACTTATCCCATTATTTGAGATCGAAAATAATTGGTGTCATCCATTAACGAAGACTAATATCAAAAAATTGATTTTTTCCTTACCAAATAAAGACATTAGGTCTATTAAACAAATTTGA
- a CDS encoding bifunctional (p)ppGpp synthetase/guanosine-3',5'-bis(diphosphate) 3'-pyrophosphohydrolase: MLNSNELINKVKGYNKFLNPERLDKAYNFAVKAHQNQKRASGDPYSVHPIEVANILTDLKLDSATITTGLLHDTIEDTFATYDTIKTEFGDEVAELVDGVTKISVFENTAGANSKVENFRKLILATSKDIRVLLVKIADRLHNMRTIKAIPKEDKRKRIAQETMEIYAPLADRMGMHRIRDELEDLSFEILNNDARKLIKIRLDEIKLDKKDIFEELSFELSEILNDNHINAEIYGREKTPFSIWRKVQKKRVSLEQVTDIIGFRIILKNIDDCYKTLGIFHKKWNCIPGKFKDYISSPKINGYKSIHTAVIGSNKKPIEIQIRTNEMHEFAERGVASHWQYKSSERFNSLSWKEYDWLKDLVEIIEKNENPEHSYEYTKLQMFQENVFCFTPKGSVIKLPKDATPIDFAYAVHTKIGNTAIGCEINGNKSELQDILRNGDRVNIITSKNQSPSLHWIPTTKTGKARAAIRRYWHDKGEQKEERIKKYNTTLWISLPDQPGQLGDISSLIGSHKLNISNVEMVGKNPKYINFKFKLIITNLKNFTNFIAELKQKGIKFKIIRHEDKRNAFTQKILKYFKKD; this comes from the coding sequence ATGCTCAATTCAAATGAATTAATAAATAAAGTAAAAGGATATAATAAATTTTTAAATCCAGAGAGACTAGATAAAGCTTATAATTTTGCAGTAAAAGCTCATCAAAATCAAAAAAGAGCATCTGGTGATCCTTACTCAGTTCATCCAATTGAAGTGGCAAATATTCTTACAGATCTAAAATTAGATAGTGCAACTATCACAACAGGGTTATTACATGACACCATAGAAGATACTTTTGCTACCTATGATACAATTAAAACTGAATTTGGTGATGAAGTTGCTGAATTAGTAGATGGAGTTACGAAGATATCAGTATTTGAAAATACAGCTGGTGCTAACTCAAAAGTAGAAAACTTTAGAAAATTAATTTTAGCTACATCAAAAGATATAAGAGTTTTATTAGTTAAAATTGCAGATCGTCTTCACAATATGAGAACGATTAAAGCGATACCTAAAGAGGACAAAAGAAAAAGAATAGCACAAGAAACTATGGAAATTTATGCTCCATTGGCTGATAGAATGGGAATGCACAGAATTCGAGATGAATTAGAAGATTTGTCTTTTGAAATTTTAAATAATGATGCAAGAAAATTAATCAAGATAAGACTTGATGAAATCAAATTAGATAAAAAAGACATTTTTGAGGAACTTTCATTTGAATTAAGTGAAATTTTAAATGACAATCATATCAATGCTGAAATTTATGGGAGAGAAAAAACGCCTTTTTCAATTTGGAGAAAGGTTCAGAAAAAAAGAGTATCTTTAGAACAAGTTACTGACATCATTGGTTTTCGTATAATTTTAAAGAATATAGATGATTGCTACAAGACATTAGGTATATTTCATAAAAAATGGAATTGTATACCTGGGAAGTTTAAAGATTATATCTCTTCACCAAAAATTAATGGATATAAATCTATACATACAGCAGTAATAGGTTCTAATAAAAAACCCATCGAAATTCAAATAAGAACAAATGAGATGCATGAATTCGCTGAAAGAGGAGTTGCATCACATTGGCAATATAAATCATCTGAAAGATTTAATTCATTAAGCTGGAAAGAATATGATTGGTTAAAAGATTTAGTAGAAATTATTGAAAAAAATGAAAATCCTGAGCATTCATATGAATACACTAAACTTCAAATGTTTCAGGAAAATGTATTTTGTTTTACACCTAAAGGCTCTGTAATAAAATTACCAAAGGATGCAACACCAATAGACTTTGCGTATGCTGTTCACACTAAAATTGGCAACACTGCAATTGGATGTGAAATAAATGGAAATAAATCAGAACTACAAGATATTTTGAGAAATGGTGATAGAGTTAATATAATTACCTCTAAAAATCAGTCACCGTCATTACACTGGATACCTACAACAAAGACAGGTAAGGCTAGAGCGGCCATAAGAAGATACTGGCATGATAAGGGTGAGCAAAAAGAAGAAAGAATAAAAAAATACAACACAACACTCTGGATTTCACTTCCTGATCAACCTGGTCAATTAGGTGATATTAGCTCACTCATAGGAAGCCATAAACTTAACATATCTAATGTTGAGATGGTGGGTAAAAATCCAAAATATATTAATTTTAAATTTAAATTGATAATTACTAATCTTAAAAATTTTACTAATTTTATTGCAGAGCTTAAACAAAAGGGTATAAAATTTAAGATAATTAGACACGAAGATAAAAGAAATGCTTTCACTCAAAAAATCCTTAAATATTTTAAAAAAGACTAA
- the pyrE gene encoding orotate phosphoribosyltransferase — protein sequence MLSLKKSLNILKKTNALLEGHFVLSSGLHSSKYIQCAKLLSHPNLAQKICKSLANKIKKKYRKIDLILAPAMGGVIIGYEIGKLLKKETIFCERVNGKFILRRGFNIRKGSRVLIIEDVITTGKSSLECVKLIKKANAKLIGFASIIDRSTKKTLKIKTEIISHLKIDVPTFSKKQLPNNLKSIPISTPGSRFIK from the coding sequence ATGCTTTCACTCAAAAAATCCTTAAATATTTTAAAAAAGACTAATGCTTTATTAGAGGGCCATTTTGTATTATCTTCAGGTCTACATTCTTCGAAATATATTCAATGTGCAAAACTTTTAAGTCATCCAAATTTAGCACAAAAAATATGTAAATCACTAGCCAACAAAATAAAAAAAAAATATAGAAAAATTGATCTAATATTAGCTCCAGCCATGGGTGGAGTTATAATTGGTTATGAAATAGGAAAACTTTTGAAAAAAGAAACAATTTTTTGTGAAAGAGTAAATGGGAAGTTTATTCTAAGAAGAGGTTTTAATATAAGAAAAGGTTCAAGAGTTTTAATTATTGAAGATGTAATAACCACAGGAAAGTCTAGTTTAGAATGTGTTAAATTAATAAAAAAAGCTAATGCTAAACTTATTGGTTTTGCCTCTATAATTGATAGATCAACAAAAAAAACATTAAAAATAAAAACTGAAATTATATCTCATTTGAAGATTGATGTTCCAACTTTTAGTAAAAAACAATTACCAAATAATCTAAAATCAATTCCTATTTCAACACCCGGGAGTAGATTTATTAAGTGA
- a CDS encoding pyridoxine 5'-phosphate synthase, which yields MKRLGVNIDHIATVRNARGEKHPDPFFAASQVVKMGADSVTIHLREDRRHINDADAKKICKLKNIFVNLEISMDDKIVKNALRIKPNYICIVPENRKEITTEGGLNLTKNKKKLKTIIEKFKKVKIRTSLFINPTIKDIKLSKELNVDCVEIHTGRISNLVKLKKKYNTEFSRIKKSSILANKLNIEVHAGHGLDYKTTKILNKINEIQEFNIGHFIIGESIFYGLSKVIKKFKKILKN from the coding sequence GTGAAAAGATTAGGTGTAAACATAGATCATATAGCAACAGTAAGAAATGCAAGAGGTGAAAAGCATCCAGACCCTTTTTTTGCTGCATCTCAAGTTGTTAAAATGGGTGCTGACTCAGTAACTATTCATTTAAGAGAAGATAGAAGACATATTAATGATGCTGATGCAAAAAAAATTTGTAAGCTAAAAAATATTTTTGTTAATCTTGAAATATCAATGGATGATAAAATTGTTAAAAATGCTCTTAGAATAAAACCTAACTATATCTGTATTGTTCCTGAAAATAGAAAAGAAATAACTACTGAAGGGGGATTGAATTTAACCAAGAATAAAAAAAAATTAAAAACAATAATTGAAAAATTCAAAAAAGTTAAAATTCGTACAAGTTTATTTATAAATCCAACAATTAAAGATATTAAACTTTCAAAAGAATTAAATGTAGACTGTGTAGAGATACATACTGGAAGAATTTCAAACTTAGTTAAATTAAAAAAGAAATATAATACAGAATTTAGTAGAATAAAAAAAAGCTCAATCTTAGCAAATAAACTAAATATCGAAGTTCATGCTGGCCATGGACTTGATTATAAAACAACAAAAATACTTAATAAAATTAACGAAATTCAAGAATTCAATATCGGTCACTTCATTATTGGTGAGTCTATTTTTTATGGTCTATCTAAAGTTATTAAAAAATTTAAGAAAATATTAAAAAATTAA
- the acpS gene encoding holo-ACP synthase, protein MRIVGIGVDIIENKRIKNSLKNLKFRKRIYSTKELAQSSLSKNKVGFFSKRFAAKEAFAKALGTGFSGNLNFKDIEIVNDKKGKPYYLKSKKISKIIHKNFNIKKYNCFLSISDEKDYSTAFTIIQSI, encoded by the coding sequence ATGAGAATTGTAGGAATCGGTGTTGATATTATCGAAAATAAAAGAATTAAAAATTCATTAAAAAATTTAAAGTTTAGAAAAAGGATTTATAGTACTAAAGAATTAGCTCAATCATCCTTATCCAAAAATAAAGTTGGTTTTTTTTCTAAAAGATTTGCTGCTAAAGAGGCCTTTGCAAAAGCTTTAGGCACAGGTTTTAGTGGTAATCTCAACTTTAAAGATATTGAAATTGTTAATGATAAAAAGGGAAAACCTTACTATTTGAAATCAAAAAAAATTTCAAAGATCATTCATAAAAATTTTAATATTAAGAAATATAACTGTTTTCTATCAATTTCAGACGAAAAAGATTATTCAACTGCATTTACTATAATTCAATCAATATGA
- the lepB gene encoding signal peptidase I, with product MKLDKNFFSENIKTLFYALIIAVIIRSLLVQPFYIPSSSMEPTLLVGDRLFVTKYSYGYSKHSFPFSPPLFKNRIIFSSPERGDVIVFKTPADNRTDYIKRLIGLPGDKIQFIDANLYLNNSEILKSKILNKTKIYCGSRSIDVYKFEEKLPNGKKFHTVYLKDYTYQNSDVFTVPKDHYFFLGDNRDCSKDSRYLTSVGYVHKNNLVGKAQFIFFSSDKKIGSMFAFWKWHKSIRFNRTFNKIN from the coding sequence ATGAAATTAGATAAAAATTTTTTTTCAGAAAATATTAAGACTCTTTTTTACGCTTTAATAATAGCAGTTATAATCAGATCTTTGTTAGTTCAACCTTTCTATATTCCATCATCTTCAATGGAACCAACATTGCTTGTAGGGGATAGACTATTTGTAACCAAATATTCCTATGGTTATAGCAAACATTCATTTCCATTTAGCCCACCATTATTTAAGAATAGAATAATTTTTAGCTCACCTGAAAGAGGAGATGTAATTGTCTTTAAAACACCTGCTGACAATAGAACTGATTATATTAAAAGATTAATTGGACTTCCTGGTGATAAAATTCAATTTATAGATGCAAATTTATACTTAAATAACAGTGAAATTTTAAAATCAAAAATTTTAAATAAGACTAAAATTTATTGTGGTAGTAGATCAATCGATGTTTATAAATTTGAGGAAAAATTACCAAACGGTAAAAAGTTTCACACGGTTTATTTAAAAGATTACACTTATCAAAACTCAGATGTATTTACTGTGCCAAAAGACCATTATTTTTTTCTAGGAGATAACAGAGATTGTTCAAAAGATAGTAGATATTTAACAAGCGTTGGTTATGTTCATAAAAATAATTTAGTTGGTAAGGCGCAATTTATTTTTTTTTCTTCTGATAAAAAAATTGGGAGCATGTTTGCATTCTGGAAATGGCATAAATCCATAAGATTTAATAGAACTTTTAATAAGATTAATTAA
- the rnc gene encoding ribonuclease III, producing the protein MKKNYQSLEKKINIKFKNTNLLIQSLTHKSHNSLKNNEKIEFLGDRVLGLVIAKKLLEIYPDEKEGILDKKFASLVNKRTCLEIAKNINLEKYILTFNLNNKKIKIEDKIISDCCEALIGALYLDKGLNITEKIILDLWKNHIKKSVVTQIDAKTKLQELALKNFKKLPIYKLISNTGPRHKPLFKVGVKLPNTKYFIALGKSKKDAEQNAAIECLKNVK; encoded by the coding sequence ATGAAAAAAAATTATCAAAGTTTAGAAAAAAAAATTAATATCAAGTTTAAAAATACAAATTTATTAATTCAATCGCTTACTCATAAAAGTCATAATTCGCTTAAAAATAACGAAAAAATTGAGTTCTTAGGTGATCGTGTTCTTGGATTAGTTATAGCAAAAAAACTTTTAGAAATTTATCCTGATGAAAAAGAAGGCATATTAGATAAAAAATTTGCCTCTCTAGTAAATAAGAGAACTTGCTTAGAAATAGCCAAAAATATAAATCTAGAAAAATACATATTAACTTTTAATCTTAATAATAAAAAAATAAAAATTGAAGACAAAATCATTTCTGATTGTTGTGAGGCTTTAATTGGAGCATTATATCTTGATAAAGGATTAAACATTACTGAAAAAATAATATTAGATTTATGGAAAAATCATATTAAGAAAAGTGTAGTTACACAAATTGATGCAAAGACTAAATTACAAGAATTAGCGTTAAAAAATTTCAAGAAACTTCCAATTTATAAACTTATTTCAAATACAGGTCCACGACATAAGCCATTGTTTAAAGTTGGAGTTAAACTTCCTAATACTAAATATTTTATTGCACTTGGTAAATCAAAAAAAGATGCTGAACAAAATGCTGCAATTGAGTGTCTGAAAAATGTTAAGTGA